The Nicotiana tabacum cultivar K326 chromosome 14, ASM71507v2, whole genome shotgun sequence genome contains a region encoding:
- the LOC142168932 gene encoding secreted RxLR effector protein 161-like, which yields MENAKPSGTLMSPSTTLEEDKNRKNVDETMYKGMTGCLLYFMGSRPDIIFSICKCARFQSAPKESHLTVVKRIIKYLFGTTELGLWYSHSNNFDLKGFSDPNFAGDRTDRKSTSGTCQLLRNVLIFWHSKKQNCVALLTIEVEYLAVGSRCTQILWIMHQLLDYDLNLTSTPIFCDNTSAIYLSKNFVHHFMGKVYQN from the coding sequence ATGGAGAATGCAAAACCTAGTGGAACTCTAATGAGTCCGTCAACAACTCTTGAAGAAgacaaaaataggaaaaatgtCGATGAAACTATGTATAAGGGAATGACTGGATGCCTACTATATTTCATGGGTAGTCGACCAGATATAATATTCAGTATTTGTAAATGTGCAAGATTTCAGTCAGCtccaaaggaatctcatttgACTGTAGTAAAACGTATCATTAAATACCTCTTTGGGACAACTGAATTAGGTTTATGGTATTCTCACTCTAACAATTTTGATCTAAAAGGCTTTTCAGATCCAAATTTTGCAGGTGATAGGACTGACAGGAAAAGCACTAGTGGCACTTGCCAACTACTGAGAAATGTACTAATTTTCTGGCATAGCAAGAAACAAAATTGTGTTGCCTTGTTAACTATTGAAGTAGAGTATCTAGCTGTTGGAAGCCGTTGCACTCAAATTCTTTGGATTATGCATCAACTTCTTGATTATGATCTCAACCTTACCTCTACTCCTATTTTTTGCGATAACACGAGTGCTATATATCTATCAAAAAATTTTGTGCATCATTTCATGGGGAAAGTATATCAAAATTAA